A single region of the Balaenoptera ricei isolate mBalRic1 chromosome 12, mBalRic1.hap2, whole genome shotgun sequence genome encodes:
- the LOC132376078 gene encoding LOW QUALITY PROTEIN: glycerol-3-phosphate dehydrogenase 1-like protein (The sequence of the model RefSeq protein was modified relative to this genomic sequence to represent the inferred CDS: substituted 1 base at 1 genomic stop codon): MAYAFMKLTFNFFFPSFLTDNPRPTNTTSVEGKYKNSDYTRRVLFCYFKCLXFALAQESICSITYSSETCGSRSCKDLPRITIISLLHEGRFPPGGTKLPFLASGPPDSESEWAWAEQAETGGLLAGEVQARLQRSCLATAASPLKVCIVGSGNWGSAVAKIIGNNVKKLEKFASVVKMWVFEETVNGRKLTDIINNDHENVKYLPGHKLPENVVAIPSLSETVWDADLLVFVIPHQFIHRICDEISGKVPKGALGISLIKGIDEGPEGLKLISDIIREKVGIDISVLMGANTANEVAAGKFCETTIGCKVTENGLLFKELLQTPNFRITVVDDADTVELCGALKNIVAVGAGFCDGLRCGDNTKAAVIRLGLMEMIAFTRIFCKGQVSTATFLESCGVADLITTCYGGRNHKVAEAFAGAGRTIEELEREMLNGQKLQGPQTSAEEYRILKQKELLDKFPLFTAVYQICYEGRPVQEMLSCLQSHPEHI; the protein is encoded by the exons ATGGCCTATgccttcatgaagcttacattcaatttttttttcccatccttcTTGACAGATAATCCAAGACCAACAAATACAACTTCAGTAGAAGGGAAGTACAAGAATTCAGACTATACTCGAAGG gttttgttttgttattttaagtgcTTGTGATTTGCCCTTGCTCAAGAAAGCATCTGCTCCATAACCTATTCATCAGAAACCTGTGGTTCAAGAAGTTGCAAAGACCTTCCCCGGATTACTATCATCTCCCTTCTACATGAGGGTCGGTTTCCCCCAGGAGGCACCAAGTTACCGTTTCTGGCCTCTGGCCCACCAGATA GTGAAAGTGAATGGGCCTGGGCCGAGCAGGCGGAGACAGGCGGCCTGCTGGCTGGGGAGGTGCAAGCCAGGCTGCAGCGTTCCTGCCTGGCCACGGCAGCTTCACCCCTGAAAGTGTGCATCGTGGGCTCGGGGAACTGGGGTTCAGCTGTTGCAAAAATAATTGGTAATAATGTCAAGAAACTTGAGAAGTTTGCCTCCGTGGTCAAGATGTGGGTCTTTGAAGAAACAGTTAATGGGAGAAAACTGACAGACATCATAAATAATGaccatgaaaatgtaaaatatctccctGGACACAAGCTGCCAGAAAATGTGGTTGCTATCCCGAGCCTCAGTGAGACTGTGTGGGATGCAGACCTGCTGGTGTTTGTCATCCCCCACCAGTTCATTCACAGGATCTGTGACGAGATCTCTGGGAAAGTGCCCAAGGGCGCGCTGGGCATCAGCCTCATCAAGGGCATAGACGAGGGTCCCGAGGGGCTGAAGCTCATTTCCGACATCATCCGAGAGAAGGTGGGCATTGACATCAGTGTGCTCATGGGAGCCAACACTGCCAATGAGGTGGCTGCTGGGAAGTTCTGTGAGACCACTATCGGCTGCAAGGTAACGGAGAATGGCCTTCTCTTCAAAGAACTTCTGCAGACTCCAAATTTTCGAATTACGGTGGTTGATGATGCAGACACTGTTGAACTTTGTGGTGCCCTGAAGAACATTGTGGCCGTGGGAGCTGGGTTCTGCGACGGCCTCCGCTGTGGCGACAACACCAAAGCCGCCGTCATCCGCCTGGGGCTCATGGAAATGATCGCCTTCACCAGGATCTTCTGCAAGGGCCAAGTGTCCACGGCCACCTTTCTGGAGAGCTGCGGCGTAGCTGACCTGATCACCACCTGCTATGGGGGCCGGAACCACAAGGTAGCAGAGGCCTTTGCCGGGGCCGGAAGGACCATTGAAGAATTGGAGAGGGAGATGCTGAATGGGCAGAAGCTACAAGGACCTCAGACTTCCGCTGAGGAGTACCGCATCCTCAAACAGAAGGAGCTGCTGGACAAGTTTCCACTGTTCACTGCGGTGTACCAGATCTGTTACGAAGGTAGGCCCGTTCAAGAGATGTTGTCTTGTCTCCAGAGCCATCCAGAGCATATATAA